Proteins co-encoded in one Pseudopipra pipra isolate bDixPip1 chromosome 12, bDixPip1.hap1, whole genome shotgun sequence genomic window:
- the FEM1B gene encoding protein fem-1 homolog B translates to MEGLAGYVYKAASEGRVLTLAALLLNRSESDIKYLLGYVSQHGGQRSTPLIIAARNGHAKVVRLLLEHYRVQTQQTGTVRFDGFVIDGATALWCAAGAGHFEVVKLLVSHGANVNHTTVTNSTPLRAACFDGRLDIVKYLVENNANISIANKYDNTCLMIAAYKGHTDVVRYLLEQRADPNAKAHCGATALHFAAEAGHLEIVRELVKWKAAMMVNGHGMTPLKVAAESCKADVVELLLAHADCDRRSRIEALELLGASFANDRENYDILKTYHYLYLAMLERYRDSESVIEKEVLPQIEAYGNRTECRTPQELESIRQDRDALHMEGLIVRERILGSDNIDVSHPIIYRGAVYADNMEFEQCIKLWLHALHLRQKGNRNTHKDLLRFAQVFSQMIHLNEPVKAKDIESVLRCSVLEIEQGMSRIKTTQDSDIHTALDNYECNIFTFLYLVCISTKTQCSEEDQSRINKQIYNLIHLDPRTRDGSSLLHHAVNSGTPVDDFHTNDVCSFPNALVTKLLLDCGADVNAVDNEGNSPLHIIVQYHRPISDFLTLHSIIISLVEAGAHTDMTNKQKKTPLDKSTTGVSEILLKTQMKLSLKCLAARAVRIYNISYQNQIPRTLEEFVKFH, encoded by the exons ATGGAGGGGCTGGCGGGGTACGTGTACAAGGCGGCCAGCGAGGGCAGGGTGCTCACCTTGGCCGCGCTGCTGCTCAACCGCTCCGAGAGCGACATCAAGTACCTGCTGGGCTACGTGAGCCAGCACGGCGGGCAGCGCTCCACACCCCTCATCATCGCCGCCAGGAACGGCCACGCCAAGGTGGTGCGGCTGCTGCTCGAGCACTACCGCGTGCAGACACAGCAGACCGGCACCGTCCGCTTCGACGG CTTCGTCATCGACGGGGCCACGGCGCTGTGGTGCGCGGCGGGCGCCGGCCACTTCGAGGTGGTGAAGCTGCTGGTGAGCCACGGCGCCAACGTGAACCACACCACGGTGACCAACTCGACCCCGCTGCGGGCGGCCTGCTTCGATGGCAGGCTGGACATCGTCAAGTACCTGGTGGAGAACAACGCCAACATCAGCATCGCCAACAAGTACGACAACACCTGCCTGATGATCGCGGCCTACAAGGGCCACACGGACGTGGTGCGGTACCTCCTGGAGCAGCGCGCCGACCCCAACGCCAAGGCCCACTGCGGCGCCACCGCCCTGCACTTCGCGGCCGAGGCCGGGCACCTGGAGATCGTGAGGGAGCTGGTCAAGTGGAAGGCGGCCATGATGGTCAATGGCCACGGGATGACCCCGCTCAAGGTGGCCGCCGAGAGCTGCAAGGCCGACgtggtggagctgctgctggcccaTGCCGACTGCGACAGGAGGAGCAGGATCGAGgcgctggagctgctgggcGCCTCCTTTGCCAACGACAGAGAAAACTATGATATATTGAAGACTTACCACTATTTATATTTAGCGATGCTGGAGAGGTACCGGGACAGCGAGAGCGTCATCGAGAAAGAGGTTCTTCCACAGATCGAGGCCTACGGGAACAGGACTGAATGCAGGACCCCTCAGGAATTAGAGTCTATTAGGCAGGACAGAGATGCCCTTCACATGGAAGGCCTCATCGTGCGGGAGAGAATTCTGGGCTCGGACAATATCGACGTTTCTCACCCCATCATTTACCGGGGGGCGGTCTATGCGGATAACATGGAGTTTGAGCAGTGCATCAAGCTGTGGCTCCATGCCTTGCACCTAAGGCAGAAAGGCAACAGGAACACCCACAAGGACCTCCTGAGGTTTGCTCAGGTCTTTTCCCAGATGATCCACTTGAACGAGCCCGTCAAAGCCAAGGACATCGAGAGCGTGCTGCGGTGCAGCGTCCTGGAGATAGAACAGGGCATGTCCCGCATCAAAACCACGCAGGACTCCGACATCCACACGGCCCTGGACAACTACGAGTGCAACATCTTCACCTTCCTCTACTTGGTCTGCATCTCTACCAAGACCCAGTGCAGCGAGGAGGACCAGTCGCGCATCAACAAGCAGATCTACAACCTGATCCACCTGGACCCGCGCACGCGGGACGGCTCCAGCCTGCTGCACCACGCCGTCAACTCCGGCACGCCCGTGGACGACTTCCACACCAACGACGTGTGCAGCTTCCCCAACGCCCTGGTCACCAAGCTCCTGCTGGACTGCGGCGCCGACGTGAACGCCGTGGACAACGAGGGGAACAGCCCCCTGCACATCATCGTCCAGTACCACCGGCCCATCAGCGACTTCTTGACGTTGCACTCCATCATCATCAGCCTGGTGGAGGCCGGTGCCCACACGGACATGACCaacaagcagaagaaaacccCTCTGGATAAAAGCACGACCGGGGTGTCCGAAATACTCCTTAAAACTCAAATGAAGCTGAGTCTCAAGTGCCTGGCTGCCCGCGCCGTGCGGATCTACAACATCAGCTACCAAAACCAGATCCCCAGAACTCTGGAGGAGTTTGTGAAGTTCCACTAG